One Tunturibacter gelidoferens genomic region harbors:
- a CDS encoding DUF5522 domain-containing protein, with protein MQDSIKPVVIPPSAPPSDDAPQELLPEDFYYEGPYLVFTAAYHLKRGYCCNSDCRHCPYK; from the coding sequence ATGCAGGATTCCATCAAACCCGTCGTCATCCCACCCTCTGCTCCACCCTCTGACGACGCGCCTCAGGAACTCCTGCCCGAAGACTTCTACTACGAAGGCCCATACCTCGTATTCACGGCCGCCTACCATCTCAAGCGCGGCTACTGTTGTAACTCAGATTGTCGTCACTGCCCTTACAAATAG
- a CDS encoding glycoside hydrolase family 1 protein — MDRRTFLRSSFATGSAALFSSPGLAASSATLQDRVPGSLAESEIEGAHFPDGFLWGMASAAYQVEGAWNVDGKGESNWDRFAHTVGKVKGGAKADVACDQYHLYKDDIAILKRLNQKSYRFSTSWSRVQPSGTGPVNQKGIDHYSRLVDALMEAGIRPFCTIYHWDLPQALEDRGGWPNRDLASYYADFAGILAKHLGDRITTWAPFNMPWTFTYYGYGVGVFPPCKSDFNQFLKAAHTVNLAQGEAFRAIKAASAKATVGSAYGMAPAYPKTDSEADRAATARYHAMNNLYFLNPAMHGEYPKAFVGATPYEAMGFKAGDEKIMKVPLDWVGFHYYTRRVVSNASGSAGVGGHFGTETEGEGGGAARDPLTQMHVEMPTEGPLTEAGLEIWPRGIYDLVTQISREFNHPIIEISENGCCYLDGPDASGRVPDARRIAFHREILAELARAIADGAKVRAYHAWSLVDNFEWADGFTQRYGLTYVDFRDQRRIVKDSGLWYGRVAGSNRLT; from the coding sequence ATGGATCGTCGTACTTTTTTGAGGAGTTCCTTTGCCACTGGAAGCGCCGCCCTGTTTTCGAGCCCTGGGCTGGCGGCGAGTTCAGCGACGTTGCAGGACCGAGTTCCGGGGTCCTTAGCAGAATCTGAGATTGAAGGTGCGCACTTCCCGGATGGATTTTTGTGGGGGATGGCTTCGGCGGCGTACCAGGTAGAGGGCGCGTGGAACGTCGATGGGAAGGGCGAATCGAACTGGGATCGGTTCGCGCACACGGTTGGAAAGGTGAAGGGTGGGGCTAAGGCCGACGTCGCCTGCGACCAATATCACCTCTACAAAGACGACATCGCGATTCTGAAGCGGCTCAATCAAAAGAGCTATCGGTTTTCTACGTCGTGGTCACGGGTGCAGCCGAGTGGAACGGGACCGGTAAATCAGAAGGGTATCGACCACTACAGTCGGCTGGTCGATGCGTTGATGGAAGCCGGGATTCGCCCGTTCTGCACCATCTATCACTGGGATCTGCCGCAGGCGCTTGAAGACCGCGGAGGGTGGCCGAACCGCGATCTGGCGTCATATTATGCGGATTTCGCAGGGATTCTTGCGAAGCATTTGGGCGATCGGATCACGACGTGGGCTCCCTTCAACATGCCGTGGACGTTTACCTACTATGGCTACGGAGTCGGTGTCTTTCCTCCGTGCAAGTCGGACTTCAATCAGTTTCTCAAGGCTGCGCATACGGTGAACCTAGCGCAGGGCGAGGCGTTTCGCGCGATCAAGGCGGCGTCGGCGAAGGCTACTGTGGGCAGCGCTTACGGGATGGCCCCGGCGTATCCGAAGACCGACAGTGAGGCGGATCGAGCAGCCACGGCGCGGTATCACGCGATGAACAACCTCTACTTTTTAAATCCCGCGATGCATGGGGAGTATCCCAAGGCGTTTGTTGGCGCGACGCCGTATGAGGCGATGGGATTCAAAGCGGGCGATGAGAAGATCATGAAGGTTCCGCTGGATTGGGTTGGGTTCCACTACTACACCCGGCGAGTCGTATCGAATGCTAGCGGGAGTGCGGGGGTTGGGGGACACTTCGGCACGGAGACCGAGGGTGAGGGAGGAGGGGCAGCACGTGATCCGCTGACGCAGATGCATGTGGAGATGCCGACCGAGGGGCCGTTGACGGAAGCTGGGCTGGAGATCTGGCCGCGTGGCATCTATGACCTGGTGACGCAGATCTCGCGGGAGTTCAACCACCCGATTATCGAGATCAGCGAGAATGGCTGCTGCTATCTGGATGGGCCTGATGCCAGTGGGCGGGTTCCTGATGCGCGGCGGATTGCGTTTCATCGGGAGATTCTGGCCGAGTTGGCGCGGGCAATTGCGGATGGAGCGAAGGTTCGTGCGTATCACGCGTGGAGTCTGGTCGATAACTTCGAGTGGGCAGACGGATTCACGCAGCGATACGGGTTGACTTATGTCGACTTCCGCGATCAGAGGCGGATCGTGAAGGATTCGGGACTCTGGTATGGGCGAGTTGCGGGCTCGAATCGGCTCACTTGA